The DNA window CGTtcttatatgttatctgttttgaaacttcaaacaaataacatttcattaaagacatttAACATTTAgtaagacagataacattatgatagatatcaaatcaatcgaaacaaataacatatcacCAGAAGTTTGCATATCTgaaatcagaacaaaaaaaccatgaaaatcaccacagGAGCTgccaaaaataatgatgtaatGACTGAAGAGTTTTATGTTTGACTTACTCAACTGAGTGCCCAAGCAATTGGCCATTCCCTACCAATACTTTATTGTTAccagaataagaagaaatacagGATAAGTTACCTTCATGTGGTGTCATGTGAGCAGAGGCCCATGAATTAGGATACCAGGCAGAATCAGCGAAGTTAGAAACAGACATAGCTGCAAAGGATCTTGGTAAATCTGGTGGAGTATAAGCAGTGTTATATCGGTGGTAACATTGACCAGCACTATGTCCGGGTATATAGCAAATTTGACATGAAGTGGCCTGAGGAGTGAAGCCAAGAATACCTAGTGCCGGAGAAAGGGAATTGGGGCGACCAAAAATGGGACCAGTAGAAGAACCAGTGGGATGAGGACTTGTATGGAAGTAATTTGTCGGTGAAAAACTCTAACCAGAATAAGAGCCTCCACGCCCAGTACTAAAATACCGACCTCCTCCCCTACCTCTTCGCCCCCTTCCTCTACGACCACCCCCACGACTCCTATAATTTGAAATAGGAGCAACAAAGTTTGATGGTGGTATAGCAACTGCAGTTAAAGCTTTATGTTCATTAGGAGACTGAAACAAGGGAGTCCATACGTAGACGACGATcatcatatgcaacaagccgacACCGAAAATTCTCATACGTATTAGTAGTCTCCAAATTAGCAACCATGGTTACAAAATCTTTATAATCAGAGTCAAGACCAGCCAAAGCTTGTGCAATTAAATCCGTCTCAGTTATAGAAATATTTAGATCACGTAACTGATCCGCCAAAGACTTGAGATCGCGACAGTAAACATCAGGCGATGAGGACTCTTTACGAAAAGAGTGAAAACGTTGATGTAACTCTAGTTTTCGGGCCATGGAGACATCACGATATCGTTGTTGTAAAGTTTGCCAAATAATAACAGCAGCTGTCGATAGTGTGAACATTCGTAAGGACTGGATGTGCCAGAGTAGCATGAATCCAGTTACGCACAGTCTGATCAGTGCGAAGCCATATAGAATAAAGAGGATTGCGGACTAGTTGATTAAGAGAATTAGAGATTGTGGATGGTGGTGGAATAATAGTACCATCAATATACCCAAGAAGATCGTATTGTAAAAGAAGTCCACGAATTTGGGTACGCCATAAGGCATAATCGTCAGCATGTTCAAGTTTCGTGGTAACGATATTGGTGACATTGAGAGAGGAAGGTTGAGGAATGGAAGAGGATAGCAAGGGATCCGGGGATTGATATTGAGGAAGAATGGAGGTGGGCAAAGTCGAATACGGAAAAGAATAAAGAGATGAAGTGACATACGGGTATGAATAAAGAGGTGATGTGGGCAAGATAGGAGGTACAAAACCAAGAGTGCTATACATAACCAAGAGTGCTAATCATGGGGGCTGCTGGTTGTTCATGACCAAGAGAGGTCAAAGGCATGGTGAGTGAGGAGATGGGCACAGAAGTAGTTGAGAAAGGAGGAGGGGCGGAAGCAAGTGGTGGTGGATTGAGGTTAGCCGTGGGAACTCACATAGGGAAAGATCCAGCAGCGGTCGACTTAGATGATTCCATGAAAAAAGGATTAGGGTTTGATAGAGAAAAGAAACCtagggcttcgataccatgaagAGTTTTATGTTTGGCTTACTCAACTGAGTGCCctgtcattgtatatatatgagtGTGTATACCATATGAGATTACATAAAGACCCTTTGTATACATTTACTCTAATAATGACAAATCGAAGGAAAACTACAAGTCCCGTGATGAGTATGATCAAATCTAGAAATTCAAACACCGAGAAGATCCAAAACCAACAGGATCACGATGTAAATCATgatagaaattcaaaatcaatgcAAGATTTAgattagaaaataaatttcGTGATGAAAactggaaagaaaaatattcgGGGTAGGTATAGTAGCGAAAGAGGAGCTTCTGTAAGCCAAAAAGGAGTTTCCGAAAActcattattaattttattttaaaaatctaaataattaaactgaggttattttagtcatttaaaaaaacTGGGTAACATTTCTCCTTTttgaaatattagttcaaactacatgGACTTTAttaaataagacttttaagagtgtccttattggaacaaaattcTCTAATGAGAGACTTACCtctcattttttcctttttagtaAAAgggtataattatattttcGGGTACCTAGGTATGTGTTGTATAAGGGGTATAAACCATAGCTTAATGTACTATTAGGAttcctatattgaaaacaatCACAAACTCCGTAGACGTAGGCATCTTGTCAAAACAGTAATTCCTtgtgttcttctttttctttactgTTTTGTTTGATTATTCTGTGTATTGCTCTCTTTTATCTGATTTTTTTGCGAGGACCTGTTTAACAACACACATTCACATCAGCTCCTACGGTCAAGCTAGTATCATAGTCCTTGGTTGGTTATCTGTCTTTTATCTTCTCTAGTCTACGAACAGAAACATCAAACCACATGGGTGAAACCGCAACATCTAATTGTGAAAGGCAGCAAGTAAGTGCACGAGTAGTATGTGTGCAATACAATAATGTAACACAAGACTAAAATCTTACATGGAAACTCATTGATCtccttttctttgcttcttgTTGCACCtgtattttatttctttcttgggTGATTTAAGACAACGATTTTACACCTGCTTCTAGGGGGTGTTTTGAGACAAACCCAGAATGGTCCGACTTACGACCAGGAGATATACATGTACATCGAAAAGGACGAAACGAAAAAATTAATGTGGGCAGTAAATAATATTGATTACATctaagtattatttttttttgaaataggtgAGGGGGATTCGAACCGAACCGTGATCACTAGGGTGATAAACATCATCTTTACTACTCCAAATGACATGAAGATGGTATACTCATAGGTGACCCgtcatttgtaattttttttaaagccaTGTCATTTGttgaaagataaagaaaaaatcaCTTAAATGTCAAATAAGCATATTTTAACATAATCTTAACAGAAGGGCTAAcgttttcattttttgtaaaTACGAGagcttttttgatccaaaacaaagttgagTGGCTTTTTTGAACCAAAAAGCAAAGTACAGGGGCCATTTTCATACTTCTcccatattttttttgtatttattttactatttatttcaaTCTATTACaagttaaaataataatacattTACACGTAATTTGCcacaataattttaacatcAAAAATACTATCAATAAAAGTgcaaccaaacactaccaacaTTTCAAGCACTATTTGtgcaattattttttatcagTATTTAAACTACCAGAATTAATACCAGCATAATTCTGCTCATCATTGAAGAGATTAACATGCTTAGTAAGCtggattaaaaaataataataaaaaaaaaacagtaatcGTTAACAAGTGCTTTTTGAGAATGCCACGTCAACTTGTTGACTTAACTTGAGCTCCAACCATTTTACTCTCCGTTGACTCATCTAAAATCTCTGCACTCATCCTCTTAACCTTATCAACAAAGTAATGGAAATTCCGGTCAGACGAACCACCGTCAGCCACCGCCGCCGCCGCCTCCTTCTTCCACTTCAAAGCATTCTCCTTAAAGTTCGCCGCTTCGGGCCCCAGGGTAACATCCAACAAACAGTTCTTCACCTCATCACGTATCACAACTCTATTTTCAGCCTCACCACGACACAACCTCACGCCAACCTTAAACACATCAACAAGGAACTTAGCATCAGTGACTTGATCACCCCACTGTGGGAAAGCCACTACCGGAACACCCGACGCCAGCGCCTCCATCGATGAGTTCCAACCACAGTGCGTCACAAAGCACGCCACGGATTCATGAGCCAATACTTTCTCTTGCGGACTCCATTGCACTATCTTTCCTTTATCTCCCACTTTCTCCAAGAATCCGTCGGGAAGACTCTGAACTTTAAGCCCAGACTCTTTTGGAGGCGGTCTCAAGACCCACAAGAACGAGACACCAGAATCGATGATCGCGAACGCAATCTCATCTACTTGCTCTTGCTTCAAGAAAACAATACTTCCGAACGAAATGTAAACAACTGACGATTTTGGTTTTGAGTCGAGCCAGTCTATGCAGTCGTCGGGTTTGATAAAGTCACCACTCACgttgttgttattgttgttgctGATGAAAAGAGGGCCGATTGTCCTGATAGGGCAAATCTTGGACATGTAATCTATGGTATCTTTTTCGAGATCATAAACAGTGTCCATCAATATGCAGAAAACCTTATCAAGATTCTTATACTGAGCCAAAATCGCCCTCCGTAAGAAAGGGTAAGGAGTGTGCGGATGGAGGAAGCTCGGGATTTCATCGTGCTTCAATAAAGGAATGCTGGGGATCTGAACATCTGTCTCGGGATCATTTTCGTCCGGAAAAGACACCAAATTATGGTGGTAATGATAATATGAAGCAAAACACGAGCAAGATTGAACCCAAAGCATTGCACAAGGGAGATTGAGGCGTGCAGCAACGTCGGATACCCAAGGAATGAAAGGGTTGTTAATAAGGCAAGTGATAGGGAGGCCTTGATCCGCGTTTCGCTTGATCATTTGAGGAATCACTTGTCTACCGACAAGGTTGAGTTGGGTCATGTACTGATCCAAGTCTAGGCGTCTAGGGTCATCCTTTTGCCATCCGTCTTCGAAGAACTCGAACCGGATAAAGCCGTCACCAATTACTGTAAGCTCGTCGGAGATGCTGTTGTTGGTGGTGGCTTGCCGCATCTGTGCGCCGATGCTTTGGGTTGTCGAGAGTGTGATCAGTAGGCCTTGTGAGGCAAGGCGCTTGCCTAGTCGAAGGAGTGGGTTCACATGGCCTTGTCCGGGGAAAGAAATGAGGAGGACATGAACAAGAGTTTGGGAGTTCATACTGAAACTCAAACTATTGTTAGTGAAAGACTGAAGTGAATGGAGAGTGGTAGATATTGCAATAATTTATAGATAAAAGGTTCAAAGAGCTTATCTGGTTGAAGTGAAATGGATACCAATAAATGGAATCCTAATCATCCCAATGATTGACATGTCACTCTATAGTTTAATAAGTAGATTTTGTGGATCTCTACATTTAATATCAATTAAGGGATAAGATGAATTACTAGAAAGATTTGGATCCTATTTACTGGGATTTCTAACCATTTTTGTTATGCATGTACTTTTATAAGTATCCAACTACTATCCacatattattattaatgatGCCGTGGACGAAATTATGTCCAAGTTCCCATCGTTGAGGGAGTAGTGACATGGGGAATATGAATCTTATTAAATTAGAATATTGTTTGAGATCTCTAAAAAGTGACTATCAAAATACCACATTTAATGTTAAGTGTCAAATGTGAAGGGGATCacacatatgtgtttttaattaataattattttaatgccacatataaTTGCAGGTCTTTTGGGGTTGCAAAATGGAGCATGTAGCATTGTCCATTAAATTATACGAGATTGGGGGCTCCAATTCCGACTTCAATTCTCCTCAAAAATTATGTTGAATTATGAATTTAGATGTGTGATTAaatattttggtgttcataatgtcataatataatagattttgggaggaaaaatctaaatactaaatttcaaaccgtaaaccctaaaccgtaaatcctaaactctaaaccctaaacattaaaaattaagtcctaaatagggatggcaaaaaaaccgatccgagcactatccacAGGGTACCCGgtccgtttaaaacccgaaaaccgatcctataggttttggaaacggttttggtttttgttttcaaacccgtcatggtttagggtcgggtttggtttttggtgccgggtttagggtacccgaaccgtttaataaaaagattcattatagtaataatattataaatcatctataaagatatactaccaggatattaaattataacatgataaagcatattaaaacgtatatatttatagaagcatactaataaaactataaattagactaatttgaattataaaatcataattaatataaatcatactcaatattaatttatattaatataatcttcaaattaaaaagttaaaagttaaatggtaaacggatacccgatgataaacggttatggaacggttccggttttggaaatttaaatggttttttaaatggttttgaaacggttttggtatagagaaatttaaatggttttttaaatggttatggaacggttccggttttggaaTTTTAAATGATGTAtcaaagtctcaagttgaagatcccaaggagaagaaaaagaagagcaagaaaaagaagaagaggaagaccaagaaaatgaagaaacatgtctttcctaaagaaacggtggtgatgaaagcttatgctccttgcatggaacctaagcaatcaaatgtcaatctcaagaagccatcaaggggagtatacaccataaccctcaaggatcccggttgaattcacaaaggggagtcgggctgaacactttaaaccaagcgctttcgggaggcaacccaggttttattgttctatctctatctttttatttctattttcacctattccatgcattgaggacattgcatattttaagtgtgggggtgggaatttaggtttctagtttttgtaaaaaaaataaaagttttgacttcaaatgccttatgccatgccactcttgagtgtatttggatgaattttgtgatctttgaagcattgatgaatcttgctatggacattctttccaattgagttgttcctatcttgaaaattgttttgtccattgtacctttgtgaatatggaacacttgattgtggggtatgaaatatgacttgactttggcatttgtggttgtttgagatcaatttgattctaagtagcactacttgagcaatgaaaaagagaaaaaatatatatatagaaaaaaaaatagaaaagagaaaaaaaattatgtttatgaataaatggtttctttcataaattttctgctgagtaaccgggcctcttgcctagcaagcaatgagtttcgcgtaaaaaggtaggaaatgaatgttagagtaccttggtgactagtttaacctcgtagcctttttgactcgggtaattagatccgttggggtgtcttaacacctagtgccctaagccaactggattgggagtcattggtcgaaagctcgttacatgagtcatttagaaagcttaaggaggttgaacattgcacaaatcacctttgagaagaaaaagaaagaaaaaaaaatgtgaatagaatgaagtttgaataaatgctcattgtatttgtttttttgattcttattgttcttggaagacttcatggccattgtttatgtcactttgaagccgaatatcaagtgaaatccattatgtgcatcatttcttgaatttataagcaaagtggatgagataagattcttgaaggaatgtttttattggtttgaatgccctaatgcttgatttgttagtgtggatagggttgcaattgagaatccattttatactcttgttgatgacatgagttttggcattgaagttgtttaatgtttgtgggtatcattttggtaaaccctcaggagacacaactcctcctactaggggcacctaggggtttaaaggcttgtggcacatgctaagtgtcatcgtgagccctacgaaagtggcatacaTTAGTTActtatttagagtaggtcttagttattttatttttcatttgagcttaacggaaaatactctttccttcttttattcattctcaatttgctcgagaaCGAGCAACGATTAAGTGTgtgggtgtttgatgtgccaaatatatacatacatttgcacatcctttacacataagttcatcccattttgagttgattaagagttgatattgcctaagaaagttatatttgcacattgtaggtatcaaggcaagaaaggaaggaaaagagtgcaaaatgaagatttttactccagaaccgatttccgatcgatctgagccattcccgatcgatcggacctgccaaaacagcattgaattcatggagatagattgtatttccgatcgatcggcacagtgttccgatcgatcggaggtactattcatagcacgcgcagtttcgcgaaaaagttccgaattcactcttttttaagccaaaacgaccccaacttgttttgaaaacgacataagagtttggggaagtataaaagggcaaaaaaaaatagggttttggggggttcttggagggtttttcattctaccaccattggagagcttggagccaccattgaaccttggag is part of the Tripterygium wilfordii isolate XIE 37 chromosome 7, ASM1340144v1, whole genome shotgun sequence genome and encodes:
- the LOC120002938 gene encoding limonoid UDP-glucosyltransferase-like; the encoded protein is MNSQTLVHVLLISFPGQGHVNPLLRLGKRLASQGLLITLSTTQSIGAQMRQATTNNSISDELTVIGDGFIRFEFFEDGWQKDDPRRLDLDQYMTQLNLVGRQVIPQMIKRNADQGLPITCLINNPFIPWVSDVAARLNLPCAMLWVQSCSCFASYYHYHHNLVSFPDENDPETDVQIPSIPLLKHDEIPSFLHPHTPYPFLRRAILAQYKNLDKVFCILMDTVYDLEKDTIDYMSKICPIRTIGPLFISNNNNNNVSGDFIKPDDCIDWLDSKPKSSVVYISFGSIVFLKQEQVDEIAFAIIDSGVSFLWVLRPPPKESGLKVQSLPDGFLEKVGDKGKIVQWSPQEKVLAHESVACFVTHCGWNSSMEALASGVPVVAFPQWGDQVTDAKFLVDVFKVGVRLCRGEAENRVVIRDEVKNCLLDVTLGPEAANFKENALKWKKEAAAAVADGGSSDRNFHYFVDKVKRMSAEILDESTESKMVGAQVKSTS